From the genome of Halobellus litoreus, one region includes:
- a CDS encoding PAS domain S-box protein, whose translation MSETGDGGCERRRETRAPGDRPISVLFVNHRASGSDPVAPGLEAVSGIRIRTASSVSSAVSRLDRDGDSVDCVVVAGTESGAVELEAIREGRLRRAGVPVVVYAAPGCGADLCAEYIQAGADDVVTRAPGTDRTPLLAHRIETCVTRERARTASAGPEADIDGARAGGGVMIVDADGRIECADRSFESLAFREGSGEASPELRAVVRDDSVYRDLWQTVTAGDTWTGELPVDGGDAGADSIGVRAAPLRDERGEIRRVVVARAKASDRDRYQRRLETAQRKYEALIDAAPDAIFVADADSREIIEANEAAADLLDRPRQEIIGISQTELHPTDHRGRYRGLFEHHSETGEGTFDRFESGEPIQIVTGEGERTPVEISATVVELDGRKLVQGHFRDVTERKRRERDLRSYREAVEQAGHAIMITDVDGRIEYVNPTFEDVTGYSKTEALGERPSLLKSGEHDEEFYRNLWETIDSGSVWEGEIVNERKDGTRYYIDQTIAPITDDEGTIERFVAVNTDITDRKRYEAQLERERDRLGEFAGTVAHDLRNPLMIAHGNVELARDRYPKEELAESLETAIAALERMESVIDEVLTLSERGATIREPEPVELSQVVEKAWDLTESPAATLSMDEGFSEEFVPADESRLCQLFENLFQNAVEYAGPAVTVTVGSLAERDGFFVEDDGPGLPPKNNDRVFESGFTTSDDGTGFGLAIARQIVEAHGWEILATDGATDGSGARFEIRGIKNG comes from the coding sequence ATGTCTGAAACGGGCGACGGGGGTTGTGAGCGGCGGCGGGAAACCCGTGCACCCGGTGACCGCCCGATTTCAGTGCTCTTCGTGAACCACCGAGCGTCCGGAAGCGACCCCGTCGCGCCGGGGCTCGAAGCGGTGTCCGGAATCCGTATTCGCACCGCGTCGTCGGTGTCATCGGCCGTTTCGCGGCTGGACCGAGACGGAGATTCGGTCGACTGCGTCGTCGTCGCGGGGACGGAGAGCGGGGCGGTCGAACTCGAAGCGATACGGGAGGGTCGGCTCAGGAGAGCCGGCGTTCCGGTCGTCGTCTACGCCGCCCCGGGTTGCGGCGCGGACCTCTGTGCGGAGTACATTCAGGCGGGCGCCGACGATGTCGTGACGCGAGCCCCGGGGACGGACCGAACCCCGCTTCTGGCACACCGGATCGAAACGTGCGTTACCCGAGAGCGAGCGCGGACGGCTTCAGCCGGTCCGGAAGCGGACATCGACGGGGCGAGGGCGGGGGGCGGCGTCATGATCGTCGACGCCGACGGTCGGATCGAGTGCGCCGACCGGAGCTTCGAGTCGCTCGCGTTCCGCGAGGGGTCCGGCGAAGCGTCTCCCGAGTTGCGAGCGGTCGTTCGCGACGACTCCGTCTATCGGGACCTCTGGCAGACCGTTACAGCCGGCGACACCTGGACTGGGGAACTGCCAGTCGACGGCGGCGACGCGGGGGCGGACTCGATCGGAGTAAGGGCCGCGCCGCTACGGGACGAGCGTGGCGAGATTCGACGCGTCGTCGTCGCCCGCGCGAAGGCATCGGACCGCGACCGCTACCAGCGACGCCTCGAAACCGCCCAGCGGAAATACGAGGCGTTGATCGACGCCGCGCCGGACGCGATTTTCGTCGCCGACGCCGACTCCCGCGAGATAATCGAGGCGAACGAGGCCGCGGCGGACCTGCTGGATCGACCGCGCCAGGAGATCATCGGAATCTCACAGACGGAGCTTCATCCGACGGACCACCGCGGGCGCTACCGCGGGCTCTTCGAGCACCACTCCGAGACCGGCGAGGGGACGTTCGACCGGTTCGAGAGCGGCGAGCCGATTCAGATCGTGACGGGCGAAGGCGAGCGGACGCCGGTCGAGATAAGCGCCACGGTGGTCGAACTCGACGGGCGGAAACTGGTCCAGGGTCACTTTCGGGACGTAACGGAGCGAAAACGCCGGGAACGCGACCTCCGGAGTTACCGCGAGGCCGTCGAGCAGGCCGGTCACGCGATTATGATCACGGACGTCGACGGGCGGATCGAATACGTCAATCCGACGTTCGAGGACGTGACCGGCTACTCGAAGACGGAAGCCCTCGGTGAGCGGCCCAGTCTGCTCAAATCGGGCGAACACGACGAGGAGTTCTACCGGAACCTCTGGGAGACGATCGACTCCGGTTCGGTCTGGGAGGGCGAAATCGTCAACGAGCGGAAAGACGGAACGCGCTATTACATCGACCAGACCATCGCCCCGATAACGGACGACGAGGGGACGATAGAGCGGTTCGTCGCCGTCAACACCGACATCACGGATCGGAAACGCTACGAAGCCCAACTCGAACGAGAGCGCGATCGGCTCGGGGAGTTCGCCGGAACGGTCGCACACGACCTCAGAAATCCGCTGATGATCGCGCACGGGAACGTCGAACTCGCGCGGGACCGGTATCCGAAGGAGGAGCTAGCAGAGAGTCTCGAAACGGCGATAGCGGCGTTAGAACGAATGGAAAGCGTGATCGACGAAGTGCTGACGCTCTCGGAACGGGGCGCGACGATACGGGAACCGGAGCCCGTCGAACTCTCCCAGGTCGTCGAGAAAGCCTGGGACCTCACCGAGAGCCCCGCTGCGACGCTCTCGATGGACGAGGGGTTCTCCGAGGAGTTCGTCCCCGCGGACGAATCGCGGCTGTGTCAGCTCTTCGAGAACCTCTTCCAGAACGCGGTCGAGTACGCCGGACCGGCGGTCACGGTGACAGTCGGCTCGCTCGCGGAGCGAGACGGGTTCTTCGTCGAAGACGACGGACCCGGACTGCCCCCGAAAAACAACGACCGCGTGTTCGAGAGCGGGTTCACCACGAGCGACGACGGGACCGGATTCGGCCTGGCGATCGCCAGGCAGATCGTCGAAGCACACGGCTGGGAGATTTTGGCGACCGACGGGGCGACCGACGGCAGCGGTGCCAGATTCGAGATCCGAGGGATCAAAAACGGATGA
- a CDS encoding HalOD1 output domain-containing protein, which yields MKRDRSTHDGGGRDGEHHDEYRIRPSESPSLRTVFSVVDATGRDQDELRPLYEVIDPDALDTLVRDSAADVRLTFRYEGCEVRIDDERVRVQVAAAETIDSDPDPPEPE from the coding sequence ATGAAACGAGACCGATCGACGCACGACGGTGGAGGCAGAGACGGTGAACACCACGACGAGTACAGGATCCGCCCGTCCGAATCCCCGAGTCTTCGGACCGTGTTTTCCGTCGTCGACGCGACGGGGCGCGATCAGGACGAGTTGCGCCCGCTGTACGAGGTGATAGATCCGGACGCGTTGGATACACTCGTGCGTGATTCCGCCGCCGACGTCCGTTTGACGTTCCGGTACGAGGGATGCGAAGTCCGCATCGACGACGAGCGCGTTCGGGTGCAAGTCGCGGCCGCCGAAACCATCGACAGCGACCCCGACCCGCCAGAACCCGAGTGA
- the nth gene encoding endonuclease III, whose protein sequence is MGTPRSDREAQVAEVLDRLYEEYPDSTISLNFSNRLELLVAVVLSAQCTDERVNEVTEDLFAKYRSAEDYAEADEEQLAEDIYGITFHNNKAGYLKSIGETLRDEHDGEVPDTMAELTALSGVGRKTANVVLQHGHDVVEGIVVDTHVQRISRRLGIAEAESPPKIERELMDLVPEPDWQQCTHLFISHGRAVCTARNPDCESCVLEDLCPSSKLDGDVDLASGEAWT, encoded by the coding sequence ATGGGCACGCCGCGTTCCGACCGCGAAGCACAGGTTGCGGAGGTTCTCGATCGCCTCTACGAGGAGTATCCCGACTCGACCATCTCGCTGAACTTCTCGAACCGGCTGGAACTGCTCGTCGCGGTCGTCCTCTCCGCGCAGTGCACCGACGAGCGGGTCAACGAGGTGACCGAGGACCTGTTCGCGAAGTACCGCAGCGCCGAGGACTACGCCGAGGCCGACGAGGAGCAACTCGCCGAGGACATCTACGGGATCACGTTCCACAACAACAAGGCCGGCTACCTGAAGTCGATCGGGGAGACGCTCCGCGACGAACACGACGGCGAGGTGCCGGACACGATGGCCGAACTCACGGCCCTCTCGGGCGTCGGGCGGAAGACCGCGAACGTCGTCCTCCAGCACGGCCACGACGTCGTCGAGGGAATCGTCGTCGACACCCACGTCCAGCGGATCTCGCGACGGCTGGGTATCGCCGAGGCGGAGTCGCCGCCGAAGATCGAACGCGAACTGATGGACCTCGTCCCCGAACCGGACTGGCAGCAGTGCACGCACCTGTTCATCAGTCACGGCCGAGCGGTGTGCACCGCGCGCAACCCCGACTGCGAGTCCTGCGTGCTCGAAGACCTCTGTCCGTCGTCGAAACTCGACGGCGACGTCGACCTCGCGTCGGGTGAGGCCTGGACCTGA
- the rad50 gene encoding DNA double-strand break repair ATPase Rad50, protein MRFERIRLRNFKPYADAELDLRDGVTVIHGLNGSGKSSLLEACFFALYGARALDETLDDVVTTGEDEAEVSLQFAHAGETYRIQRELRRSGERMSTTTCTLEGPDVAVDGATDVRSFVTDLLRMDAEAFVNCAYVRQGEVNKLINATPAQRQDTIDDLLQLGKLEEYRERASEARLGVEDVRSEKRGALSKLESQIEAKEDANLHARLNDLETELADVDAEIERFEENEANAEETLADAEEVISAYEETREKLDDLEDDIADLRETIRADESKREDIRDEVVETRDRIDGLEADLDAAVAETDLGEVAGDAPESGATIDAGVIDAEVIESRREALDEEEEAIREQLQEARQRETMLSNQAEKLAERAEEFESRASEARERAEEAESTAADAEARVEERSEELDAVEDEIGSIGERFDDAPVAAGEATGHRDSVQESLRETRERIATAQAELASVRDRLEEARELREAGKCPECGQPVEESPHVDAIGEYEAEIETLEADLEELRERERDLEADLETAESLVEAETRLGNLREKRSLIESSIEDARETASERRAEAESLREDAADFDEQAEAKREAAESQSEAAAEAATRVDSLEDDLGALESARERLGRVETLRTQIDEAEAEIDRLRERRRSIEERNDERREFLQEKRERREELADAVDEERIETAKANSAEAEEYLEKVAEKLAELREKRDALQNDIGGVKGELAELESLRDDRARLAERVDALDSLHEEISTLESTYGSLRADLRRRNVETLERMLNETFDLVYGNDAYSRIRLDDEYELTVFQKDGTALDPEQLSGGERALFNLSLRCAIYRLLAEGIEGAAPMPPLILDEPTVFLDSGHVSRLVDLVEEMRRLGVAQILTVSHDDDLVAAADDLVTVEKDPTSNRSSVDRVADASLSAIESSADD, encoded by the coding sequence ATGCGCTTCGAGCGAATCCGGCTGCGGAACTTCAAGCCGTACGCGGACGCGGAACTCGACCTCCGCGACGGCGTCACCGTCATCCACGGGCTGAACGGCAGCGGCAAGTCCTCACTGCTCGAAGCCTGTTTCTTCGCGCTGTACGGCGCTCGCGCGCTCGACGAGACGCTCGACGACGTCGTGACGACCGGCGAGGACGAGGCCGAGGTGTCGCTGCAGTTCGCCCACGCGGGCGAGACGTACCGCATCCAGCGAGAACTGCGGCGCTCGGGAGAGCGGATGAGCACGACGACCTGCACGCTCGAAGGTCCCGACGTGGCGGTCGACGGCGCGACGGACGTCCGCTCGTTCGTCACCGATCTCCTCCGAATGGACGCGGAGGCGTTCGTCAACTGCGCGTACGTCCGCCAGGGCGAGGTGAACAAACTCATCAACGCGACGCCGGCCCAGCGGCAGGACACCATCGACGACCTCCTCCAGTTGGGGAAGCTCGAAGAGTACCGCGAGCGGGCCAGTGAGGCCCGCCTCGGCGTCGAGGACGTCCGCTCGGAGAAGCGGGGCGCGCTCTCGAAACTGGAGTCGCAGATCGAAGCCAAGGAGGACGCGAACCTCCACGCGCGGCTGAACGACCTGGAGACGGAACTCGCCGACGTCGACGCCGAGATCGAGCGTTTCGAGGAGAACGAGGCGAACGCCGAGGAGACGCTCGCCGACGCCGAGGAGGTGATCTCGGCGTACGAGGAGACGCGGGAGAAACTCGACGACCTCGAGGACGACATCGCCGACCTGCGCGAGACGATCCGGGCGGACGAGTCGAAGCGGGAGGACATCCGGGACGAAGTCGTCGAGACACGCGACCGGATCGACGGGCTCGAAGCCGACCTCGACGCGGCGGTCGCGGAGACCGACCTCGGCGAGGTCGCGGGCGACGCCCCCGAGTCTGGCGCGACGATCGACGCCGGCGTAATCGATGCAGAGGTCATCGAGAGCCGTCGCGAGGCGCTCGACGAGGAGGAGGAGGCGATCCGCGAGCAGTTGCAGGAGGCCCGTCAGCGCGAGACGATGCTGTCGAACCAGGCCGAGAAGTTGGCGGAGCGGGCCGAGGAGTTCGAGTCGCGCGCGTCGGAGGCGCGGGAGCGAGCCGAGGAGGCCGAGTCGACCGCCGCGGACGCTGAGGCCCGAGTCGAGGAGCGAAGCGAGGAGTTAGACGCCGTCGAAGACGAGATCGGATCGATCGGCGAGCGGTTCGACGACGCGCCCGTCGCGGCCGGGGAGGCGACCGGGCACCGCGATTCGGTGCAGGAGTCGCTGCGGGAGACTCGCGAGCGGATCGCGACCGCGCAGGCGGAGTTGGCGTCGGTTCGCGACCGACTCGAGGAGGCGCGGGAACTCCGCGAGGCGGGCAAGTGTCCGGAGTGCGGCCAGCCCGTCGAAGAGTCGCCGCACGTCGACGCTATCGGCGAGTACGAGGCGGAGATCGAGACGCTCGAAGCCGACCTCGAAGAGTTGCGGGAGCGTGAGCGCGACCTCGAAGCGGATCTCGAAACGGCCGAGTCGCTGGTCGAGGCGGAGACGCGCCTGGGGAACCTCCGGGAGAAGCGCTCGCTGATCGAGAGCAGTATCGAGGACGCACGCGAGACCGCCAGCGAACGCCGCGCGGAGGCCGAATCGCTCCGGGAAGACGCCGCCGACTTCGACGAACAGGCCGAAGCGAAGCGCGAGGCCGCGGAGTCGCAGTCGGAGGCGGCCGCCGAGGCCGCGACGCGGGTCGACTCGCTCGAAGACGACCTCGGCGCCCTCGAATCGGCGCGCGAGCGCCTCGGTCGGGTCGAGACGCTCAGGACGCAGATCGACGAGGCCGAGGCGGAGATCGACCGGCTCCGAGAGCGCAGACGGTCGATCGAGGAGCGAAACGACGAGCGACGGGAGTTCCTCCAGGAGAAGCGCGAGCGCCGCGAAGAGCTCGCCGACGCGGTCGACGAGGAGCGGATCGAGACGGCGAAGGCGAACAGCGCCGAAGCCGAGGAGTACCTGGAGAAGGTCGCGGAGAAGCTCGCAGAACTCCGCGAGAAACGCGACGCGCTCCAGAACGACATCGGCGGCGTCAAGGGCGAACTCGCCGAACTCGAATCGCTTCGAGACGACAGGGCGCGTCTCGCCGAGCGGGTCGACGCCCTCGACTCGCTGCACGAGGAGATTTCGACCCTCGAATCGACGTACGGTTCCCTGCGCGCTGATCTCCGCCGCCGGAACGTCGAGACGCTCGAACGGATGCTCAACGAGACGTTCGACCTCGTCTACGGCAACGACGCCTACTCGCGCATCCGTCTCGACGACGAGTACGAATTGACGGTCTTCCAGAAGGACGGTACCGCGCTCGACCCCGAACAGCTCTCCGGCGGCGAGCGCGCGCTGTTCAACCTCTCGCTGCGGTGTGCGATCTACCGCCTGCTCGCGGAGGGCATCGAGGGGGCCGCGCCGATGCCGCCGCTCATCCTCGACGAGCCGACGGTGTTCCTCGACTCGGGGCACGTCTCCCGGCTGGTCGACCTCGTCGAGGAGATGCGCCGCCTCGGCGTCGCGCAGATCCTCACCGTGAGCCACGACGACGACCTCGTCGCCGCCGCGGACGACCTCGTGACCGTCGAGAAGGACCCGACGAGCAACCGCTCGTCGGTCGACCGCGTCGCCGACGCGTCGCTCTCGGCTATCGAGTCGAGCGCCGACGACTGA
- the mre11 gene encoding DNA double-strand break repair protein Mre11 translates to MTRVIHTGDTHLGYQQYHSPARREDFLDAFAQVIDDAVDADVDAVVHAGDLFHDRRPELRDLLGTIRVLRRLSEADIPFLAVVGNHESTRGGQWLDLFEDLGLGERLGAEPRIVGDTAFYGLDHVPKSRRDDLDYDFEPHDVDRAALVSHGLFTPFAHADWETETVLERANVDFDAMLLGDNHAPGVETVDGAWVTYCGSTERASAAEEEARGYNLVTFGDDDEDGDAERPDGDAAAVDIRRRTLDTRPFVFVSVELAEGEGAERVHEQLRQHEVQDAVVVVEVTGEGDPVTPASIEESLTERGALVARVTDRREQEADASFEVSFADPDDAVEERVRELGLSSAALDVDETIRASKTADSNVRDVVEERVSDLLEADRDAFSPAPDASDVGDAEDETSDLAGGGDGDDTDGENDDDTESADDEDSDDAKNVDDTESAADDTETESADPDDDSTGDPGTTDGQVTMGDF, encoded by the coding sequence ATGACACGGGTGATCCACACCGGCGACACCCACCTCGGGTACCAGCAGTATCACTCGCCGGCGCGCCGCGAGGACTTCCTCGACGCCTTCGCGCAGGTGATCGACGACGCGGTCGACGCCGACGTCGACGCCGTCGTTCACGCGGGCGATCTGTTCCACGACCGGCGGCCGGAACTCCGGGACCTCCTCGGGACGATCCGCGTGCTCCGCCGACTCAGCGAGGCCGACATCCCGTTTCTGGCGGTCGTCGGCAACCACGAGTCGACGCGCGGCGGCCAGTGGCTCGACCTCTTCGAGGACCTGGGGCTGGGCGAGCGACTCGGCGCGGAACCCCGAATCGTCGGCGACACGGCGTTCTACGGCCTGGACCACGTCCCAAAGTCGCGCCGGGACGACCTCGACTACGACTTCGAACCGCACGACGTCGATCGCGCCGCGCTCGTGAGCCACGGGCTCTTCACCCCGTTCGCCCACGCCGACTGGGAGACCGAGACCGTCTTGGAGCGCGCGAACGTCGACTTCGACGCGATGCTCCTCGGCGACAACCACGCCCCGGGCGTCGAGACCGTCGACGGGGCGTGGGTGACCTACTGCGGGTCGACCGAGCGCGCCAGCGCCGCCGAGGAGGAGGCGCGCGGGTACAACCTCGTGACGTTCGGCGACGACGACGAGGACGGCGACGCGGAGCGACCCGACGGCGACGCCGCCGCCGTCGACATCCGACGGCGGACGCTCGACACGCGCCCGTTCGTCTTCGTCTCGGTGGAGTTAGCCGAGGGCGAGGGCGCGGAACGGGTCCACGAGCAACTCCGCCAGCACGAGGTCCAGGACGCGGTCGTCGTCGTCGAAGTCACCGGCGAGGGCGATCCCGTGACCCCGGCGTCGATCGAGGAGTCGCTCACCGAGCGCGGCGCGCTCGTCGCCCGCGTCACCGACCGTCGCGAGCAGGAGGCGGACGCGTCGTTCGAGGTCTCCTTCGCCGACCCCGACGACGCCGTCGAGGAGCGCGTCCGCGAACTGGGCCTCTCGTCGGCCGCGCTGGACGTCGACGAGACGATCCGTGCGAGCAAGACCGCCGACTCGAACGTCCGCGACGTCGTCGAAGAGCGGGTGTCTGACCTCCTGGAAGCCGATCGCGACGCGTTCTCACCGGCACCCGACGCTTCGGACGTCGGCGACGCCGAGGACGAAACCAGCGACCTAGCCGGCGGCGGTGATGGCGATGATACTGATGGCGAGAACGACGACGACACCGAAAGCGCAGACGACGAGGACAGCGATGACGCGAAAAACGTCGACGACACCGAAAGCGCCGCCGACGACACCGAGACAGAGAGCGCTGATCCCGACGACGATTCAACGGGAGACCCAGGGACTACTGACGGGCAAGTCACGATGGGGGACTTCTAG
- a CDS encoding helix-turn-helix domain-containing protein, translated as MSTTEALAPEEESTDRWDPVREMPPSAKLVAKVLDYNQTLTQTQLAEETLLPPRTVRYALSRLEDAGVVDSRFSFTDARKRLYTLDL; from the coding sequence ATGAGCACTACCGAGGCACTCGCGCCCGAAGAGGAGTCGACCGACCGCTGGGACCCGGTCCGCGAGATGCCGCCGAGTGCGAAACTCGTCGCGAAGGTACTCGATTACAACCAGACGCTGACGCAGACGCAACTCGCCGAGGAGACGCTCCTGCCGCCGCGAACCGTCCGGTACGCGCTCTCCCGGCTCGAAGACGCCGGCGTCGTCGACTCCCGATTCTCGTTCACCGACGCCCGAAAGCGGCTGTACACGCTCGATCTGTGA
- the pan1 gene encoding proteasome-activating nucleotidase Pan1: MTDTVDDVELPYDEEAASQQEKIQALRERLDILESQNEEMRDKLLDANAENNKYQQKLERLTHENKKLKQSPLFVATVQELTDDGVVIKQHGNNQEALTEVTDEMREDLEPDARVAVNNSLSVVKRLDNETDVRARVMQVDHSPDVTYGDIGGLEEQMQEVRETVEMPLESPEMFEKVGIQPPSGVLLYGPPGTGKTMLAKAVANETDATFIKMAGSELVHKFIGEGAKLVRDLFEVARENEPAVLFIDEIDAIASKRTDSKTSGDAEVQRTMMQLLSEMDGFDERGDVRIIAATNRFDMLDEAILRPGRFDRLIEVPKPGHEGRAIIFRIHTRDMNVADDVDFERLAELTDDASGADIKAICTEAGMFAIRDDRTEISMADFVEAWEKIQAEAVDEGTASRAFA; this comes from the coding sequence ATGACTGACACTGTGGACGACGTCGAGCTCCCCTACGACGAGGAGGCGGCGTCGCAGCAGGAGAAGATCCAGGCACTCAGAGAGCGTCTGGATATTCTCGAGTCCCAAAACGAGGAGATGCGGGACAAACTTCTGGACGCGAACGCCGAGAACAACAAGTACCAGCAGAAGCTGGAACGGCTGACCCACGAGAACAAGAAGCTCAAGCAGTCCCCGCTGTTCGTCGCGACCGTACAGGAACTCACCGACGACGGCGTCGTGATCAAACAGCACGGGAACAACCAGGAGGCGCTCACCGAAGTGACAGACGAGATGCGCGAGGACCTCGAGCCCGACGCGCGCGTCGCCGTCAACAACTCGCTGTCGGTGGTCAAACGCCTCGACAACGAGACCGACGTCCGCGCCCGGGTGATGCAGGTCGACCACAGCCCCGACGTCACCTACGGGGACATCGGCGGTCTCGAAGAGCAGATGCAGGAAGTGCGCGAGACCGTCGAGATGCCGCTCGAATCTCCCGAGATGTTCGAGAAAGTCGGCATTCAGCCCCCGTCGGGCGTGCTGCTCTACGGGCCGCCGGGGACGGGCAAGACGATGCTCGCGAAGGCCGTCGCCAACGAGACCGACGCCACCTTCATCAAGATGGCCGGCTCCGAACTGGTTCACAAGTTCATCGGCGAGGGCGCGAAACTCGTTCGCGACCTCTTCGAGGTGGCCCGCGAGAACGAGCCCGCGGTCCTGTTCATCGACGAGATCGACGCCATCGCCTCCAAGCGGACGGACTCGAAGACCTCCGGGGACGCCGAGGTCCAGCGGACGATGATGCAACTCCTCTCGGAGATGGACGGCTTCGACGAGCGAGGTGACGTCCGCATCATCGCCGCGACGAACCGCTTCGACATGCTCGACGAGGCGATCCTCCGCCCCGGCCGCTTCGACCGCCTCATCGAGGTTCCCAAGCCCGGCCACGAGGGTCGCGCGATCATCTTCCGGATCCACACCCGCGATATGAACGTCGCCGACGACGTCGACTTCGAACGGCTGGCGGAACTGACCGACGACGCCTCGGGCGCCGACATCAAGGCGATCTGCACCGAGGCGGGGATGTTCGCCATCCGCGACGACCGCACCGAGATTTCGATGGCCGACTTCGTCGAGGCCTGGGAGAAGATCCAAGCCGAAGCCGTCGACGAGGGAACCGCGAGCCGCGCGTTCGCCTGA
- a CDS encoding DUF7346 family protein codes for MQTVRDADGDRFLLVKRSTDSSLVRDPETGAEGYRPNEELRFEAAEPPLSTAAAGIPGPVRRVVSAAHDDRSLGLLVELADRGPLSVVELLDAYDLCESDLHGLLAEFRAAGLIDEATVHGERGYDATPVTERAVAALRVGDESESA; via the coding sequence ATGCAGACCGTCCGCGACGCCGACGGCGACAGATTCCTCCTCGTGAAGCGCTCGACGGACTCCAGCCTCGTTCGCGACCCCGAGACCGGTGCGGAGGGGTACCGCCCGAACGAGGAGTTGCGGTTCGAGGCGGCGGAACCGCCGCTCTCGACTGCGGCCGCCGGCATTCCCGGGCCGGTCCGTCGGGTCGTCTCCGCGGCGCACGACGACCGCTCGCTGGGGCTGCTCGTCGAGCTCGCGGACCGGGGGCCGCTCTCGGTCGTGGAACTACTCGACGCCTACGACCTCTGTGAATCGGACTTACACGGCCTCCTCGCGGAGTTCCGCGCGGCCGGGCTGATCGACGAGGCGACCGTTCACGGCGAGCGCGGGTACGACGCGACGCCAGTGACCGAGCGCGCGGTCGCGGCGCTGCGCGTCGGCGACGAAAGCGAGTCCGCGTAG
- a CDS encoding DUF7322 domain-containing protein, which yields MPSDFDEWPDEPDEPDPEARWGAPEEDLVSVPAVDIPGEDADEEGAGLEIDGDLAKLFWVTVVYANVALAGISIGLLLVAFRGQWGWGGGAVGVGLFALYRTYDLYRTYQTEFADAGEDAPDGES from the coding sequence GTGCCGAGCGACTTCGACGAGTGGCCCGACGAACCCGACGAACCGGACCCCGAGGCGCGCTGGGGCGCGCCCGAGGAGGACCTCGTCTCGGTGCCCGCCGTCGACATTCCCGGCGAAGACGCCGACGAGGAGGGCGCAGGCCTCGAAATCGACGGCGACCTCGCGAAGTTGTTCTGGGTCACCGTCGTCTATGCGAACGTCGCGCTCGCCGGGATCAGTATCGGACTCCTTCTCGTGGCGTTCCGGGGGCAGTGGGGGTGGGGCGGCGGCGCGGTCGGCGTGGGTCTGTTCGCCTTGTACCGGACGTACGACCTCTATCGGACGTACCAGACGGAGTTCGCCGACGCGGGCGAGGACGCTCCCGATGGGGAGTCGTAG
- a CDS encoding DUF7331 family protein: MVDPADSERTDRSPPAPARMGEASGLAEVESYDVDGGVVFYDPENPLAWVEAARTVTLTEHC, from the coding sequence ATGGTCGACCCTGCAGACTCCGAGCGGACGGATCGGTCGCCACCCGCACCGGCGCGGATGGGCGAAGCGAGCGGACTCGCCGAGGTCGAGTCTTACGACGTCGACGGCGGGGTCGTGTTCTACGACCCGGAGAACCCGCTCGCGTGGGTCGAAGCCGCGCGGACGGTGACCCTCACGGAGCACTGCTGA